The genomic stretch TCGGGCGTGCTCGGCGACGAGGCCGGCGACACGCTCGACCTGGTCATCGCGCTCCAGTCGCCCGCGAGCTTTCTGGTACCCATCATCGCCCTGCTGATCGGCTACGGCGCGGTCGCCGGCGAGCGCGAGAGCGGCAGCCTGAAGTTCCTGCTCGGGCTGCCTCACACCCGTCAGGACGTCGTCCTCGGGAAGGTGCTTGGACGAACCGGCGTCGTCGTGGTCTCGATCCTGATCGGCTTCGCCGCCGGGATGGTCGCGATCTTCGCCTTCACGGGCTCGATCTCGCCCGTCGAGTATCTCGTCTTCACCCTGCTGACGGTCCTTCTGGGGTTCGTCTACGTCTGTATCGGCGTCGGGCTCTCCGCGATGACGAAGTCGACCACACGCGCCGCGGTCGGCGCGTTCGGCCTACTCGGGCTGTTCTGGCTGCTCTGGAGCGTCATCGCCCAACTCCTCCTCTATCTCACCTCGGGATCGGTCTTCCCCGAATCGGGCTATCCCGACTGGTACGTCACCTTCCTCTCGCTGCCGCCGGGTCCGGCGTACGGCTCGGCGCTCGGCGCGGCCCTCGGGGAGTCGGGGCTCGCCGTCGCCAGCACCTACGAGGCCCAGGGCCTGCTCGAGGGCGGCGTCCCGCTGGTCGCCCAGCCGAGCTTCGGGTTCGTGCTGCTCGCGGCCTGGGCGTTCGTCCCGCTCGCGATCGGCCTGCTCCGGTTCGACCGCGTCGACCTCTAAGAGTTATCCTCCTTCCCCGCCGACGCCACCCATGAACCGTTCGGCCCTCCTCGCGGCGCTGGTGATCGGGATCGTCGGGGCGACCCTCGCCCCGCGGTTCGGCCCCACCGCCGCGTTCCCGCCGGTTCTCGTCTTCCTGGTCTGCTCGCTCGGTGCGCTCGCCGGCCTCCGGATCGTCTCGTATGCCCTCGCGCTTGACGCTCAGAGGTAGTTCGCGATCGTCCCCGCGAGGTCCTGGGCGGTCAGGGCCGACCCGATGAACAGCACGATCACGACCAGGAGGAACCCGGCCTGCTCGATCCGCGAGGGATCGAAATACCGGTTGACCGCGGCGAACAGCGCGATCGCCGTGATCGGCAGCCCGATCACGCCGTTGACCGCGGGCATCGTGATCGCGAGCGAGACGGGCGTGAAGCCGGTGAAGGCCAGAAGCGGCAGCGCGAACAGCACGGAGAGACAGATCAGCGAGTGGACGACCAGCCGGAACGGGCGGTCGCCGAACATCGTCTTCCGGCCGTACGCCTGCGGGATCATGAAGCCCGCGCCGAACAGCGTGCCGGTGGCGCTGGTGAAGGAGGCGGCGCCGGCGGCGATGATGAACACGTCGAGCGCCCAGGGGCCGAGCGCGTCCGCCAGCGGCTCGCCGGGCGCCGTCAGCGTGATGTCGCCGCCGTCCGGGATCGTCATCGCCGCGACGACCATCACCGCGATGCTCAGCCCGATCACGGCGACCATCCCGAAGGTGTGATCCCGCCGGTACTTCTCGACGACGTCCCAGTCCTTCGTCCCCGACATGCTGGTCTGGATGAAGAAGTTCGGGTAGTAGACGGTCGTCCCGAGCAGCGCGATGATCATCGTGAGGTAGCCGAACTCCGAGACGAGCGTCGGGACGAAACCGGTCGTGACGTCACCCAGCGGG from Halalkalicoccus tibetensis encodes the following:
- a CDS encoding ABC transporter permease, coding for MSAIAIAKKDFQDAVRSRGLIALTLIFVLFTVAGAYVGTQISGVLGDEAGDTLDLVIALQSPASFLVPIIALLIGYGAVAGERESGSLKFLLGLPHTRQDVVLGKVLGRTGVVVVSILIGFAAGMVAIFAFTGSISPVEYLVFTLLTVLLGFVYVCIGVGLSAMTKSTTRAAVGAFGLLGLFWLLWSVIAQLLLYLTSGSVFPESGYPDWYVTFLSLPPGPAYGSALGAALGESGLAVASTYEAQGLLEGGVPLVAQPSFGFVLLAAWAFVPLAIGLLRFDRVDL
- a CDS encoding NRAMP family divalent metal transporter, translating into MSTSTYFERSVSGTKQFVNRYGLGLLFAANIFGAGSVFILSEAGSDFGFALLWVLPLALLAGLAMHEMSARLAAADRPLMIYITDRIGQTAAKPLAIGISFIMQFWSVANYALAGAAFVYISPLSNLYIGTILMAALGIALVELRLYSRIEGVVAALVLAIFGSYLVIVMGLDLPLGDVTTGFVPTLVSEFGYLTMIIALLGTTVYYPNFFIQTSMSGTKDWDVVEKYRRDHTFGMVAVIGLSIAVMVVAAMTIPDGGDITLTAPGEPLADALGPWALDVFIIAAGAASFTSATGTLFGAGFMIPQAYGRKTMFGDRPFRLVVHSLICLSVLFALPLLAFTGFTPVSLAITMPAVNGVIGLPITAIALFAAVNRYFDPSRIEQAGFLLVVIVLFIGSALTAQDLAGTIANYL